From the Francisella frigiditurris genome, one window contains:
- a CDS encoding DUF4280 domain-containing protein yields the protein MTIMVVNGSVLKCSFGMTPSKILVTSQGRTISGDSIATISDYLPMKNIQSFGMCTTQSNPAVASATAAALGTPTPAPCIPNIAATWTPGSKNTKIDNKPILIKNDMCTCIYGGVITINSIPQFKSKTL from the coding sequence ATGACAATAATGGTTGTTAATGGATCAGTTTTGAAATGTAGTTTTGGAATGACTCCATCAAAAATACTAGTAACTTCTCAAGGGCGAACTATTAGTGGAGATAGTATTGCTACAATAAGTGATTATCTTCCTATGAAAAATATTCAATCTTTCGGTATGTGTACCACTCAGTCAAATCCTGCAGTTGCATCAGCAACAGCAGCAGCTCTAGGAACACCAACACCAGCACCATGTATTCCAAATATTGCAGCTACATGGACCCCAGGATCAAAGAATACAAAAATTGATAATAAACCTATATTAATTAAAAACGATATGTGTACATGTATCTATGGTGGAGTTATTACAATAAATTCTATTCCCCAATTTAAAAGTAAAACGTTATAA